Proteins co-encoded in one Lacerta agilis isolate rLacAgi1 chromosome 6, rLacAgi1.pri, whole genome shotgun sequence genomic window:
- the TIMM17A gene encoding mitochondrial import inner membrane translocase subunit Tim17-A yields the protein MEEYAREPCPWRIVDDCGGAFTMGAIGGGIFQAVKGFRNSPVGVNYRLRGSLTAIKTRAPQLGGSFAVWGGLFSMIDCSMVKARGKEDPWNSITSGALTGAILAARNGPVAMVGSAAMGGILLALIEGAGILLTRFASTQFPNGPQFTEDPSQLQPAPFGDYRQYQ from the exons cCCTTGGAGAATAGTGGACGACTGTGGTGGCGCTTTCACAATGGGAGCCATTGGCGGTGGTATCTTTCAAGCTGTCAAAGGATTCAGAAATTCCCCAGTG GGTGTAAATTATCGGTTGCGTGGTAGTTTGACAGCTATTAAAACCAGAGCACCACAGTTGGGAG GTAGCTTTGCTGTGTGGGGTGGTCTCTTCTCCATGATTGACTGCAGTATGgtgaaagcaagaggaaaagaagaTCCTTGGAATTCCATCACTAGTGGTGCCTTAACCGGAGCTATTTTAGCTGCAAGAA ATGGGCCAGTTGCCATGGTTGGGTCTGCAGCTATGGGAGGAATTCTTCTGGCCTTAATTGAAGGAGCTGGTATCCTATTAACGAGGTTTGCGTCTACACAGTTTCCAAATG GCCCTCAGTTTACAGAAGACCCATCTCAGTTGCAGCCCGCTCCATTTGGGGACTATAGGCAGTATCAATGA